The Cylindrospermum stagnale PCC 7417 genome segment TATCGTACTTTGTGGCTGTATTTGCAACCTTCTGTAATCAATCAAGAAGGTATTTCTAGCGAAAAAATTGCTCAGGCAATGAACGATTTTACTAACGAATGGACTAATAGCAATTCCTCAGAAACTTTTGCTAAAGATATGGCTCAAACTTTAGAAGAAATGAACCATTCTTTTGAAGAATTGGCTGAGAATATTTCAGAAATGGCTCAAACCATGATTTCTGAAGTCGTGGAGGAAGTAAATAATGTCCTGGAAAATTTAACTGAAGATATATTTGAAACAACAGATGAAGTTACCACCAGCGAAACTATCTTTGGAGTTATAGTCAACTTTTTTAAAAAATCTGGTTGGCTTTTCAGTCAGTTTGCAGAAGAGCCAGTTTTATACATAACTTATCAAGGTAAAAATGGTAGATGGAATTGCTGTGCTAAAGCCAGAGAACAACAGCAGCAATTCGTTTTTTACTCAGTTTGTCCTGTGACAGCGCCAAAATCTCAACGCCAAGCTATAGCAGAATTTATTGCTATGGCAAATTATGACATGATTATTGGTAACTTTGAACTAGACTTTCGTGATGGAGAAATTCGCTATAAAACAAGTATTGATGTTGAAGGTGATAGACTCAGCTTTGCTTGCATCAACAATTTGGTTTATGCCAACGTTAACATGATGGATAAATACCTACCAGGAATTATGTCTGTAATTGCTGGTGATGTTTTATCTACATCTGCGATTAAACAAATCGAACTAATTCCAGATATTCCCCAATCATCAGATGAAAAGGAACAATTGTCAGTTGTTCTACCCGCAAAGAAGCACGAAGAATTAAAACTTAATCCATCCTGGCAAACAGATATACAGAAACAAGAAATAAAACGAGAAAAAGAATCCCATATATTATCAACATTAACACCAGAAGAAATCGCTCAATTTCATCAAGTGTCTCAGATGGCAGCACCCTATCAACGTAAAAAAGTCCTAGACATAACAGAGAAACTTAAAAGCGCAATTATTAGTAGAATCGGGGAATTAGGAGAAGAAACATTTACCAGAGCCACTACCTTTTTCCTGGAATTCAAATTAGAGGCTAAAAATTTCAAGTTAATTCAACGTTATTCAGGACTAGCAGGACGGGCAAGATTACTGTCACAACGTCTCAATAATTGGAGTGAGCAGCATGGGGAATTACCAGTTAATTCACCAGAAGAAATAGCTCTAGTAGAGTTAGACAAACTATTTTGGCTTATTGAGCAGCGTTTACAGGAATTACCAGCAGGTAAATTCGAGGGGAGAAAAGAGGTTGAATTGTTAATTGAAATTGAGGATTTTAGAGAAAAATTAGCCTTTTATGAGAGAGATGTCAGCAAAATAGCTAAAAATTTAGAGACGGGGTTGGCTTCTACCTAATAAACATTTTTCATGATCAAAAAAAAGTAGGGCAAGCTATTAACTGACCCTACAAATACGATTTTTAATACTTCGGCTTTGCTCAGTGTTAAAGCCGAGGGAAGCCGAGGCTTTAATAAGTAATAATTTACACCAAACCGCCAGCGGCTTGAAAGCGAGCGCGGGCACGTTTGTAGGCTTGGGTTGCCTGGATTTGTGCTTGACGATCGCCTGCTGCAACTTGATTTAGGCGAGTTTGTGCTGTGTTAAAAGCGGTACGGGCTTCTTCGAGGTTAATTTTGTCGCCGCGTTCAGCGCTGTTAACGAGAATTGTGACTTCATCTTGGTCTACTTCAGCAAAGCCACCCAAAAGTGCGATCGCTTGCCAATCTTGATTTTTGCTGGCACGGACTCGCATTACACCCGTATCTAGGGCGGTCAACAGAGGCGCGTGTCCACTGAGGATTCCTACTTGACCAGTAGTGCTAGGCAAAACTACTTCTTCAGCTACGGCATCCCAAACTGTCTTATCTGGGGAAATTACACGAACGGTTAATGTCATTTGTCTTTTGTCCTTTGTCCTGTGTCCTTTGTGATTTGCCATTAGTCATTAGCACCAATAACTAATGACTAATGACTAATGACTAATGACTAACCTTTGATTTTTTCGGCTTTAGCGATCGCTTCGTTAATATCGCCCACCAAGTAGAAAGCCTGTTCTGGCAAAGCATCCAACTCACCAGACAGAATTTGCTTGAACCCTTTGATCGTGTCTTCCAACTTCACATACTTACCAGGAGAGCCGGTGAACACTTCCGCCACAAAGAACGGCTGAGACAAGAAGCGCTCAACCTTCCGCGCCCGTGCCACAATTAGACGGTCTTCTTCAGACAATTCATCTAGACCAAGAATAGCGATAATGTCTTGGAGTTCTTTATAACGTTGCAGAGTTGACTGCACCGCACGGGCAGTATTGTAGTGGTCATCACCCACAATGTTGGGTTGCAACATCGTAGAGGTGGAGCCTAGGGGGTCAACCGCCGGATAAATTCCCTTAGATGCCAAACCACGAGACAACACTGTTGTGCCATCCAAGTGAGCAAATGTGGTTGCAGGTGCTGGGTCAGTCAAGTCATCCGCAGGCACATACACAGCTTGAATTGAGGTGATCGAACCCTCTGTGGTTGAGGTAATCCGCTCTTGCAGTTCACCTACGTCTGTTCCCAAGGTGGGCTGATATCCTACCGCTGAAGGCATCCGACCCAACAGTGCTGACACTTCAGAACCTGCTTGCACGAACCGGAAGATGTTGTCAATAAACAGCAGTACGTCCTGCTTACTAACATCCCGGAAGTACTCAGCTATTGTCAATCCTGAAAGACCAACCCGCATTCTTGCTCCGGGTGGCTCGTTCATCTGACCGTAAACTAGGGCAATTTTTGAATCATTGAGGCTATCCTTGTTGATTACCCCAGATTCCATCATTTCGTTGTAAAGGTCATTGCCCTCACGGGTGCGCTCGCCCACACCAGCAAAAACGGACACGCCGCCGTGCTGGGTAGCGATGTTGTTAATCAACTCCATCATGATCACGGTCTTACCAACACCAGCACCGCCGAACAGACCAATCTTTCCGCCGCGTCGATAGGGAGTTAAAAGGTCAACAACTTTAATTCCGGTCTCGAACACAGAAGGCTGGGTTTCCAGTTCAGTGAATTTGGGAGCAGATCGGTGGATGGGTAACGAAGTGTCAGCATTCACAGGCCCCTGATTGTCCACAGGTTCGCCAAGAACGTTGAGAATGCGGCCCAAGGTGGCTTTACCAACTGGCACGCTGATGGGAGCGCCAGTATCGGCAACTTCCAGACCACGCACCAAGCCATCGGTGGTACTCATAGCAACAGCCCGCACCTGGTTATCGCCCAGCAGTTGTTGCACTTCGACGGTAAGGTTGATTGTCTGTCCAGCTTCGTTAGTGCCTTTGATGGTCAAAGCATTGTAGATTCGGGGCAATTTCCCGCCGGGAAACTTAACGTCTACAACTGGACCAATGATTTGGGTAATGAAACCAATGTTTGTTTTTTCTGCGGTGGTGACCATGCTGCGCCTATTGATTGAAGCTATATTTCAGAAAGGGTCTTAGAAGACATAAAGTCAAGCGATGTCAACTTTAACTCTACCACTGGAGGAGGACTAACGCCCTTAGCAATTCCTTAAAAGTTAAGATACGAGATTGGGTAAAAACCTTCCACCACGCGATCGCTTATGAATGCCTCCTCAGCACGACAGTATTTTTACCAAGAGATTCAGCAGCCCGACGAATATATCGATTTAGCCAAGGCAGCTTTGTACATTGCACAGGAAGAATATCCTGACCTTGACCCAGAAGAATATTTAAACGCTCTTGATACAATGGCAGTGGAGTTACAAGAACGCTTGCCTGACTCGCAGTACCCACTGCGGATCATTCAAAGTATTAATCAGTATCTCTACGAGGACTTGGGATTTTCTGGTAATAGAACAGACTATTATGATCCACGTAATAGCTTTTTAAATGATGTCATTGAGCGCCGTCAGGGGATACCTATCACCTTAGGGCTGGTATATCTAGAAGTTGCCCGCAGGATTGGTTTCCCGATGGTGGGGGTGGGGATGCCAGGACATTTCCTGATCCGCCCCGATATTCCAGGTATAGAAATTTTTGTTGATGCCTTCAATAGCGGTGAAGTAATATTTGCACAAGATTGCCAGGAAAGGCTTGAGCAAATTTATCACCAACCAGTGACGCTACGACCAGAATTTTTTGCCGTAGTCAGCCATCGGCAATTTTTGGCGCGGATGCTGACAAATTTAAAATATATTTACCTCAAACAGGAGAATTTAGCAAAAAGTCTCGCAGTGGTTGAACGAATTATGCTGCTGTTTCCTGATTTACCCCTAGAATTGCGCGATCGCGGTCTTCTCTACTATCAACTACATCGCTACCCCCAAGCGATTGAAGACTTCCAACGTTATCTAGCCAAGGTTCCTAATGCTGAGGATGCGGTTATGATTCGCCAATTGCTTGCCAAATTGGGTAAAAATGGTTGAGGAGCGAAAGCAAAAAGAGCAGAGGGACAGAGGAGATAAATGACTAATGACTAACGACTAATGACTAATGACTAATGACTAATGACTAATGACTAATGACTAATGACTCTGCAACTCGTTTGAGACGGCGGAGTTGAGCTTCCATATCTGCTTTTGTCCAAGATGCCGCAAAGGTTTGAAAACCCCAACTCACTAAGGGGTTGGGAACCTTGAACTCAAAGCGGTTCAGTAGGAGTGTGCCGTTTTCTATGGGTTGACATTCCCAGCGATCGCATCCTTGAAAAAATCCCTGGAATTCCCAGACGACTAAACCCGGCTGTCGTTCTATAACAACGCTGTTCAAGGTGGGTTGTAGTAAAGGAATTTGAATCACAAAGCGACTTTGACTGCCGATATCAGTACTCCAAACTCCCCCCACAGGTTCACAACGGAGAACGGGGTTCAGCCAACGGTGCATGAGAGCTAGATCGGTAAAACAGCGCTCTACTACCGTAGCTGTGGCATTAATTTGAATCGATTGCTCCAAAACTTGAGACATTCTACATCTTTGATGCTGTTGCTGAACTTAGATTAGCGCAAAATCAAGCACTGCCAGCAGATGATTAGGAATTGGAAGGGAGACAAGGGGCAATTATTAAATTCGGCTCTTTCGTTTCTTCTCCCATTACCTTTTTCCCCAATCCCCAACACCGCCATATTTTGTAAAAAAATACTCTTTTTATGAATACCAGATACATTTTTCCTGGTAAATTGACCAAAACGCAAGTAGTCTGCCTAGGCGTAGGATTGTTTAGCCCAATCCATTTTTTAAACATGGACAGTCTTTTCGGTGAATAATCAAGCTTAAATTCCGAAAAACTATGCACATAACTTGGACAGGAATAACCCAGTTGACAGAAGTTAGTTGGTCAAACAGGGTGCAGCAATTTTTAGCACAATCGCCCAGCTTGTCAACAGAGACATTAGGAATGAAGCAGGGGATAAATGATTTGCAAGGAATTGTCGAACAGCTAATTCAGTTTGCGCCCCGGTTGCTGGGGGCGGCAGCCATTTTGTTAGTTGGTTGGGTGCTTGCTGCGGTGATTGCATCTGTGACGCAGAAAATCCTCAAGCGCACGAATATAGATAACCGCATAGCCTCAGGGGTGACGGGACGTCAGGATCTGCCCCAGGTGGAGAAATTAATCTCTAGCTTGGTTTTTTGGAGCATTATTCTGTTAACGGTAGTAGCTGTTTTACAGATATTGCAGTTGGAAGTAGCTTCTCGTCCGCTGAATAGTTTTCTCGAACAACTGATTGGTTTTTTACCAGAGATAGTTGGGGCGGGAATCCTTTTGGCTGTGTCCTGGCTATTAGCAACTATCGTGAAGATTGTGACGGTACGAGGATTACAGGCGTTAAGACTGGATGAGCGTTTGCATCAAGAAACGCAAAATGATCCACCTAGCCTCGATCAGTTGTCTTGGAGTGAGACAATTGGTAGTGGCTTGTATTGGTTCATCTTTTTACTATTTCTGGTGTCGGTGCTGGATACTCTCGGACTAAAGGAGGCACTGCAACCAGTAAAAGCTTTAATTACAGAGATTCTTTCAATTCTGCCCAATATCCTAGCAGCAACATTAATCGCCACTGTTGGGTGGTTTTTTGCTAATGTGGTGCGGCGGATTGTCACCAACTTACTGGCTACGACTGGAATCGATTATTTGGGAAGTCGGTTGGGAATTTCTCCAGCAGCGCGGGTGCAATCTCTCTCGACG includes the following:
- a CDS encoding YbjN domain-containing protein, whose amino-acid sequence is MSNQTEHSNLNGDLTLSESSDLLLTVHTVSLSLTTQNNTLTECRLTFCITPEIYQRIDTQALFNLKPEIRSPFSAGAFDPSIDIQIEASLDPNLLSKLAEYATDANQAAAYLQKLSQEQPENPLLSTYSWYGLEVKQKQVIGETGYRTLWLYLQPSVINQEGISSEKIAQAMNDFTNEWTNSNSSETFAKDMAQTLEEMNHSFEELAENISEMAQTMISEVVEEVNNVLENLTEDIFETTDEVTTSETIFGVIVNFFKKSGWLFSQFAEEPVLYITYQGKNGRWNCCAKAREQQQQFVFYSVCPVTAPKSQRQAIAEFIAMANYDMIIGNFELDFRDGEIRYKTSIDVEGDRLSFACINNLVYANVNMMDKYLPGIMSVIAGDVLSTSAIKQIELIPDIPQSSDEKEQLSVVLPAKKHEELKLNPSWQTDIQKQEIKREKESHILSTLTPEEIAQFHQVSQMAAPYQRKKVLDITEKLKSAIISRIGELGEETFTRATTFFLEFKLEAKNFKLIQRYSGLAGRARLLSQRLNNWSEQHGELPVNSPEEIALVELDKLFWLIEQRLQELPAGKFEGRKEVELLIEIEDFREKLAFYERDVSKIAKNLETGLAST
- the atpC gene encoding ATP synthase F1 subunit epsilon — its product is MTLTVRVISPDKTVWDAVAEEVVLPSTTGQVGILSGHAPLLTALDTGVMRVRASKNQDWQAIALLGGFAEVDQDEVTILVNSAERGDKINLEEARTAFNTAQTRLNQVAAGDRQAQIQATQAYKRARARFQAAGGLV
- the atpD gene encoding F0F1 ATP synthase subunit beta, whose amino-acid sequence is MVTTAEKTNIGFITQIIGPVVDVKFPGGKLPRIYNALTIKGTNEAGQTINLTVEVQQLLGDNQVRAVAMSTTDGLVRGLEVADTGAPISVPVGKATLGRILNVLGEPVDNQGPVNADTSLPIHRSAPKFTELETQPSVFETGIKVVDLLTPYRRGGKIGLFGGAGVGKTVIMMELINNIATQHGGVSVFAGVGERTREGNDLYNEMMESGVINKDSLNDSKIALVYGQMNEPPGARMRVGLSGLTIAEYFRDVSKQDVLLFIDNIFRFVQAGSEVSALLGRMPSAVGYQPTLGTDVGELQERITSTTEGSITSIQAVYVPADDLTDPAPATTFAHLDGTTVLSRGLASKGIYPAVDPLGSTSTMLQPNIVGDDHYNTARAVQSTLQRYKELQDIIAILGLDELSEEDRLIVARARKVERFLSQPFFVAEVFTGSPGKYVKLEDTIKGFKQILSGELDALPEQAFYLVGDINEAIAKAEKIKG
- a CDS encoding SirB1 family protein: MNASSARQYFYQEIQQPDEYIDLAKAALYIAQEEYPDLDPEEYLNALDTMAVELQERLPDSQYPLRIIQSINQYLYEDLGFSGNRTDYYDPRNSFLNDVIERRQGIPITLGLVYLEVARRIGFPMVGVGMPGHFLIRPDIPGIEIFVDAFNSGEVIFAQDCQERLEQIYHQPVTLRPEFFAVVSHRQFLARMLTNLKYIYLKQENLAKSLAVVERIMLLFPDLPLELRDRGLLYYQLHRYPQAIEDFQRYLAKVPNAEDAVMIRQLLAKLGKNG
- a CDS encoding SRPBCC family protein, translated to MSQVLEQSIQINATATVVERCFTDLALMHRWLNPVLRCEPVGGVWSTDIGSQSRFVIQIPLLQPTLNSVVIERQPGLVVWEFQGFFQGCDRWECQPIENGTLLLNRFEFKVPNPLVSWGFQTFAASWTKADMEAQLRRLKRVAESLVISH
- a CDS encoding mechanosensitive ion channel — translated: MHITWTGITQLTEVSWSNRVQQFLAQSPSLSTETLGMKQGINDLQGIVEQLIQFAPRLLGAAAILLVGWVLAAVIASVTQKILKRTNIDNRIASGVTGRQDLPQVEKLISSLVFWSIILLTVVAVLQILQLEVASRPLNSFLEQLIGFLPEIVGAGILLAVSWLLATIVKIVTVRGLQALRLDERLHQETQNDPPSLDQLSWSETIGSGLYWFIFLLFLVSVLDTLGLKEALQPVKALITEILSILPNILAATLIATVGWFFANVVRRIVTNLLATTGIDYLGSRLGISPAARVQSLSTIIGTIVYVLILIPVAIAALNALKIEAISNPAIAMLQQVLNTLPAIFTAVGILIVSYFLGRFVSDLVTSIFTSLGFNNIFAVLGLPSPTTKAVSSEDGASSVVPIRTPSEIAGIIALVGIMLFATVAAVNILNISALTALVTGILIVSGRILSGLVIFAIGLFLANLAFSIISSSGNSQGKILGQVARISIIALICAMALEHIGIAPDIVHLAFGLLLGAIAVAIALAFGLGGRDLAQEQVREWLDSFKSKR